The DNA window AACGAGCGCGGTCGGATGCTGTATCTCAAGCCGGAGATGGCATCGCTTGCCACCGGCTCGGTGAATTTCGCCACCCAGATCTACGAGAACCCACCACAGCTTGTCGAGGACCTCGCCAAGTCGATGCTGGAATATGACGTCAAGCCGGAGATCGAGGTGTTCGACGTCGCCATGCTCTACAATGCGCGCAACCTCGCCGACCGCGGTCTCCTCAAACGGCCGTGCCAGGTGCAGTTCGTGATGGGAATACCGAACGCGCTGCCCCCGCGCCGCAAGCTGCTGGAATTTTTGATCTCAGAACTGAACCAGCTGATGCCGGACGCGACATGGTCGGCCGCCGGAATTGGACGGCAGCAGCTCGAGGTCAACCGCTGGTGTCTCGAACTCGGCGGCCACGTCCGCACCGGACTCGAGGACAACATCAAGTTCGACAAGGATCGTCTCGCTCGCAGTAACGCCGAGCTCGTCGCCCGCGTCGCCGAGCTTTGCGGGCATTATGGACGGCAGGCCGCCACGCCGGCAGAAGCGCGGCAACTATTAAAACTGCCCGAAGCCTAGCCGCCGAGGGCCAAACAGGGGGAGGCAACGATAATGAAAGCAGACATGGAGACCCGAAGCGCGGCGATTTCGCCCGGTAGCGTGGCATTCGCCAGCGCGATCGGCACCACGATCGAATGGTATGATTTCTTTCTGTACGGCGTGGTGACGCCGCTGGTGCTGAACAAGCTGTTTTTTCCTAACTTTGATCCGGTCGCCGGAACCCTGCTCGCCTACACCACTTTCTTTGTCGGTTTCATTTCTCGCCCGATCGGCGGAATCATTTTCGGTCACTATGGCGACCGCATCGGCCGAAAGACCGTACTGATCCTGACACTGGTCATCATGGGCATGGCCACCTTCCTGATCGGCCTGCTGCCAACTTACGCCTCCGTCGGAATATGGGCACCGATCCTGCTGCTTCTGCTTCGTGTCTTTCAGGGCATCGGCATCGGCGGGGAATGGGGCGGCGCGGTCCTGATGGCGGTCGAGCATTCGCCGGCCGGACGGCGCGGCTTCTATGGAAGCTGGCCGCAGATTGGCGTGCCGGCAGGATTGCTGCTGAGCGCCGGCGCCGTCTACGTACTCTCCTACTTGCCGGACGCCGACTTTCTCGCCTGGGGCTGGCGCGTTGCATTTCTGATCAGTGCCGTTCTGGTGGCCGTGGGTCTCTATATCAGGCTTAAAGTCATGGAGACGCCCGCCTTCAATCGAATTCAGCAGGAGAATCAAATTGCGGCCGTGCCGGTGGTGGATCTATTCAAAACCCACGGTAAAAACACACTTCTCGGACTGGGAGCACGTTACATCGAAGGCGTAACCTTCAACACCTTCGGCGTGTTTATTGTCGGCTATCTGACCGGCGCGTTGCACTTGTCACGGCAAACAGCGCTGGCGGGTGTGATGATCTCGTCGGCAATCATGATCGTCCTGCTGCCGATCTACGGTAATCTGTCAGACCGGTACGGCCGACGCCGCCTGTACGCCCTCGGCGCGCTTGGAATTGGTGTGTTGTCGTTTCCGGCGTTCTGGCTGATGCAAACGCAATCACCGATCCTGGTCTGGATCGCGATCGCTATTCCGTTCGCCTTCGTTTACCCCGCCGTCTACGGGCCACAAGCCGCGTTGTTTTCGGAACTGTTCGATACCCGCGTGCGCTATACCGGAACGTCCTTCGTCTATCAATTCTCCGGTATCTTCGCGAGCGGCCTGACCCCGATCATCGCGACGGCCCTGTTGCCGCTTGGCGACAACAAACCATGGCTGATTTGCCTTTACGTACTGGTGGTGAGCGTCATAAGCGCCCTATCGGTCTATGCCATGAAGGAGTCGAACAATCGTGACATGGCTGTCGACAACAGGGCAGGCAAGCCAGCGTAACTGAACGACCGTTTTTACCGATCACAAGGACCGGCGCGATCATATGGATCTCAAGCTCAAAGATCGCGTCGCGGTCGTCACTGGCGGCGGCTCCGGTATCGGGCAAGGCATTGCCCGGGCGCTCGCGGCCGAAGGCTGCAAACTTCACATTTGGGATCGCGACAAGAGCGCAGCGCAAGAGACGGCGTCGTCACTCACCGCGACCGGCGTCATCGCCCAATCGACTGCGGTCGATGTCGGCGATCCCAGTGCTGTGGAAAGGGCTTTCGCGGAAACCCTCGCCAGAAACAGCCGCCTCGATATTCTCGTCAACGCAGCCGGCGTACTCTCGACCGGTCTGGTAGCCGATCTGCCGACCACGGAGTGGCAGCGGATAGCACAGGTTAACCTCGCCGGCGTGATCTATTGCGTGAAAGCCGCTATCCCGGTCATGAAACAGCAACGCCATGGCCGCATTATCAACATCGCATCGGTATCGGCCATGCGCGGCGGTGGCTCGGTCGGCAACACCCTATACGGCACTACCAAGGCCGGTGTAGTCGCGCTCACCATGGGATTGGCGCGCGAGTTAGGTCCATTTGGCATCACAGCCAACGCCCTTGCTCCCGCTGTCGTGGACACCGCGATGACCCACACGGCACTCACCGAAGATGCAAAACGCAGAATATTGGAGCGCATTCCGCTCGGCCGCCTGGCTCAGCTGTCTGACATCGCAGACATTGCAGCATTTCTTGCTTCCGAACGGGCGGGGTTCATTACCGGAGCAACTATACCGGTGGACGGTGGCATCCTCACCACGTGAACATGCCTATTGGCGAGAGGCGGCCCTGCGTCCTCACAGGCCCGTCGGTTCGGACGCCCGGGGACACTAAGCGGAGAGCCATCCTGTCATGATGCACAGCATGCGCTATAAATGAGGAAAACCGAATAGTTTCGCTGGATTGTCGACCAATATCTTTTTCAGGATGTCTCCCTCTGGCGCGTATCGGTACAGTAATTCGAGCATAAAAGAGCATTTTGCTCCGTTGACGGATGCCGAACGCCGAACATTGGTGAGTCTTTTGAAGAGAATAATTTAGCGCGCCGGAGACGGATCTTGCTGTTTTCAGCACGGTCTTGGCTCGGGCGGACTCGACGGACACAGGGCTTTGCCGGCTGACTACCGACAAACCCGGGATGAAGGTTAGCCTCTGATATACGCCCTTGCGCGCCGCGGCTCTTCTCTAAGATGCCGGAAACTTTTTTACGGCGCCCTCCGTAGTTCGCGCCAGGAAGTCTCGCCCAAACAATGAGCAAATCGTAGCGCATTCGCGATTCGCGGATGCTGGGCGGGCCTTGTCCGTTCGGCGCGTGGCGTCATCCGTGTGACGAAGCGGTTGCGGAAAGATCCAATTAAGCTGATTGCGTACGCAACGAGTGACAGACTGAGGCTTGCTGGATTGACGCTTCTTACCCGCGCAGACGCTCACGAGCCGATTTCGCAAGAGCGGTCACTATCGCGTTTGCAGCCGCCTTGATGTCTTCGAAGCCTTCATTTTTCAGGAAAGTTTTGACGTCCATAAAGCGCCGCTTGTTGATCTCGACCATGATGGAGTCGACCCCCTCTTTCGGATTGCCGTATCGCCTTACGATCTCTCCCCCGTCATACGGCATGTTTATCGAATATGTGTAGCCAAGCGAGTTTATATGCTTCCCTACGAGTTCCACGAAATCGTGGCTCGCGCCGGCGCCGTTCAGGTCACCGATGCAGAAATCGGCGCGCTCTTTGCCAGCGTCGATATGCGTTGGTGCGCCTACGGCTGACATGCAGTGACAGGTTAGATGGTATACGAATCCAAATGACGATTTATGCCGATCAATGATGGATCTTAACTCTGCGTGATATGGCCGATGATACCGATTGAGGCGGTCCTCAACTTCGGCGTAGGTGAGCTTTCGCTCTTGCACCGGCTCTCCGTACCTCGATTTGGACTTCAACAAACCGAGCCCCCGCTTGGAAACGGTAGGCTGCAAAGGCACCGGCCACTCGCCTTCGACAAGCTCTGGGTCAATGTCCAGTTCGTGGCGGTTGGCGTCGATGTACATGTGAGGGAATGACGCATACAGAAGCGTCGCGCCAAACCTCGGCGCATCGCCCCAGATCTCGTCGACATACATCGACACATTGTCATGGATCGCGGTGAATGGAACCTGCGAACGCATATCCGGCGGATATTCGCGGCCGCTGCGCGAGACGTCGATGACGATCGGCAGGGGCTGAATGGTCGGATCGTATCGGTAAAAAAGCCCGGGCTGCACGTGCATAATTTCCGCCTTTTGTCGTCGGAACGCACCGCCAGATGCGCTGGGCCGCTCCCAATACTGCGAGCCTGCCACCGCTTCGCGGCAAGGAGTCTTGCTTATCCAGCGCAGTTGGCTCTGGAACCCATTAACAACGCAGGTAGGGAAAGGCAATAATAATTGAAGACAGTCTTCCTTTTGATATGGTTCAGGTTTGACCGCCCGTCCTTTTGTCCACGGGAGCCTCTAAACCGTGGTATTGCCACATGGTAAGCTGGTGTTCTGACTTCAAAAATCCTGCCGGCCGAAGCCCGAGGACCTTTGTTCGAATTTGCGGTTGATCTGCTCCCCCACAGCATCCGCGCATCTTCTAGAGGTGGCACCTATTTCATGACCCGGTCCCCGAACATCGAGATTACGGTTACAAAAGCCGACATTGACATGCGTGGCGGCGTTCCAGCGTCCGTCGCGGCAAGACTTCGCGAGGCGATCATCTCCGGCGAAATTCCGGCCGGCACGCTCTTGCGACAAGAAGAGATAAGTCAGCTGTTTCGAGTGGGCCGGCCGCCGGTCCGGGAGGCGCTCACGCTGCTTGATGCGGAAGGGCTGGTTATCTCACGTCCACGTCGCGGCTTTGCCGTCGCCCCACTCGATCCGAACGATGTCGAAGAGATCTTCGATATTCGAATGCTGCTTGAAGAGCGCGCGGCCCATTTTGCGGCGCAACGGCGCACCCTGGAAGATGTCAATGTGATGGAAAAGCTGATCCACACGATGGAGCAATCAAAGATTTCGAGTTCAGACGAGGCGATTGCATTCTCTTTGGTAAACCGCGAATTCCACGACTTGATTCACAGGGTGAGCGGCCGACCCGTGACGGCGAGTGTGATGCTTGGTCTGCGAAACAAGGTCGAACGATACATCCGTTTGGGCGGGTTGATCGCCGGGAATCTGGAGCAGGTTAATCGCGATCATCGGATGATTTTCGAAGCGTTCAGAGATGCGGACGCTGAACGCATGGCGGTATTGTGCCGGGAACACATACGCAGCACGGGAAAACGACTTGTGGCGGCCCTGAACGCCAGCCAGGGGAGAGAACCGAAACTAATCCCGTAGCAGGCGCGGCCCATGTGGACGAGGCACTTGTCTGAATAGCAGCCATTGTTTCAATCAGCCGACTGCATCCAGTCAAACCGGATGCAATCGCTTTCCCCGCCCTCAATCGTTTCTTCCGCAACGTTGCCGAGATGGAGTTGACCATTCGGAAGTTGCGCAAGCGCGGCGTCAGAAGCAGCGGTGCTGAAGCTCGAAAAGAGAACCAAAACTGTTAAATGAGCTGCAAAACGCGGTTGGTTTCGCGTCGATCAGATGGCTAAGTGCTTGAAAAGCTTGGTGGTGTGCGCAGTCATATGCGAACCAGTCTCTACTGGAATTTCCCTGTTATCAGGGAATTTAACAGGGATTTTTTTGATTTTCGGCCGTTTGAGGCAAAAAGCGCAGCAAGAACCCCCCCTGCTGCAGCCACTTCTCGCATAATTCCCTATGACGAGGAACAGGGAATTTCTCGCAGCATATCAGGGAATTTTAGACCTCACATCAGGGAGTTTTTACTCAGCATTGCCCCGCCAATCGCGTCCGACCATCGGAAAGCGCCGGTAACAAGCAGTAACTGTTGATATCCCGCCAGCGCTCCTTGTTGTGCCTCTCCCTTCGACGTAGATAAAATCCACCTTTGCAGGGGACCATCTCAACCGACAGCTGCCTCAACTCCGATGTACGGAGTGCCCAACTATTGGTTCGAGAAAATGAAGAAGCTTACGTGGCCGCTCGTTTAGCAACATGCGCGTAGCGCAACGCCACAATCGCGGAACGTTTTCACTTTCGATTATTTCCGCGGCTTCTTGCGTTGGCGGTCGGTTCAAAGCGTGAGCTTTACGTTGCAAACACCGTGTTCGACGGCATCAGTCTTCACCTCAAAACCAAGTTCCCGGCACATTTGCAGCATCACCGTGTTTTCCTGAAGGACGTCGCCCGAGATCGCCTTGAGACCTTCGGACTTCGCGTACTCGATAATCAACTGCATCAATGCCCAGCCCAGCCCCCTGCCTTTGAGATCGGATCTGAGCAGGATCGCGTACTCGCCAGTTTCGTAGATCGAATTAGAGTGAACCCGCACCACACCGACCATCTCGTTGGTACCTTCCTCGAACGCGACAAAGGCCATCGCGCGGGCATAGTCGAGTTGCGTCAGACGGGCGATAAATTCGTGGGAGAACTCCTTGATTGGCGCGAAAAACCGCAGCCGTAGATCCTGGCTGGTGACGTGCCGCAAAAGCTCGTGGATCTGCGGTTCATCCTCGGGGCGAATTGGGCGCACAATAACCCGCCAGCCGTCATTCACCTCGATGTGGCGTTGCCATTGCGACGGATATGGCCGCACTGCGAAGTTGCCAGGGCCCGCCCCGCCAAACTTTCTCGCCACTGACCCGACGGCGATGCGGGCGTCGACTGCCAGCACGCCGGTCTCATCCGCCAGCAACGGATTGATGTCCAATTCGCGGATGTCAGGTATGTCCGCCGCCATCTGCGCCAGCTTCACCAGAACCATCGCGACGGCATCCGGCTTGACCGCGGGTACATCCCGATAGGAGCGAAGTAGCCGCGAGACGCGGGTGCGCTCGATCAGGTCACGGGCCAGTTGCAGATCAAGAGGCGGAAGGGCCAGCGCCTTGTCGTTCATGATCTCCACGGCGGTGCCGCCGCGGCCGAACACGATAACGGTGCCAAAGGTCGGATCGTCGGCAACGCCAACAATCAACTCACGGGCCTTGGGCTGCACCACCATCGCCTGCACGATAACGCCGGATATTCGCGCCTGCGGGCGAAGCGCCTTCGCCCGCCCGAGGATCTCGGCAGTCGCTGCACGTACCGCATCGGCATTAGTCAGATTGAGCACGACGCCGCCGACGTCGGATTTGTGCACAATGTCGCGCGACATGATCTTGAGCACTACGGTGGCTCCTTGCGCGAACAGCACCGAAGCATGAGCGACAGCTTGATCGGCGTCGGCCGCCGCAAAGGTCGGCACCGTCGCGATCCCATATGCTTCAAGCAACCGCTTGACCTCGACCGGGTCAAGCCACTTCCGGTCATCCGCAAGCGCCGCGGCAGCGATCTGCCGTGCGGCATCGACATCGGGCGTGAATTCCCTGGGCATGGCCGGCGGAACCTGCGCCAATGCCTCCACCAGCTCGCGATGCCTTACCAGATGCATGAAACCCCGCACCGCATCGTCTTCGGTGGGATAGTTGGGAATGCCGGCACCGCTCAGCTGATCGCCGATCTTCTGGTCTGCGCCAACCCAAGCCGCAAGCACCGGCTTGGCTGAACCGAGGCGTTGTTGGCGGTATTTATTGACCACGGCGATCACCGTAGCGGCAATGTCGTCAGCCGGAGCGATTGCGGTCTGAACATTCATCACTAGGATCGCATCGTTGCTCGGGTCGGCCAGCAACAGCTCGAGCGCCGCCGCATAGCGCCCCGGATCTGCGTCGCCGACGATATCGACGGGATTTGATGCGGACCAGGTCGGCGGCAGGACCGCGTCGAGCTTCTCGCGAATGACGGGCGTGATCGCAGCGGGGATACCGCCCAACTCGGCAAGCCGATCGACCGAAAGGACGCCGATGCCGCCGCCATTTGTCAGGATCGCCAGCCGCTTTCCCGGAGGCTTTTCGACACGCCCAAGTGTCTCGGCGCAGTCGAACAATTCGCGAAGATCAGATACCCGCAGGATGCCAGCACGATGGAATGCGGCATCATAGACCGCGTCCGAACCGGCGAGCGCGCCGGTGTGCGTCGCGGCGGCCTTCGCGCCTTGTGCCATACGGCCGGATTTGACGACCACGACGGGCTTGATCCTGGCGGCGGCGCGCGCCGCGGACATGAACTTGCGGGCGTCCTTTATCGCTTCGATGTAGAGCAGGATCGCCCGGGTCTTTGTATCAAGCGCGAAATAGTCAAGTAGGTCCGCAACATCGACGTCGAGCTGGTCACCAATGGAAACAATTCCGGAAAACCCTACGTCGCGTTGCGCCGCCCACTCGACCATCCCCGCAGCAATCCCACCCGATTGAGAGATCAGTGCCAGGTGTCCCCGCCCCGGCATGCGCGCGGCGAAACTTGCATTGAGGCTTACGCCCGGCATCATGATGCCAAGGCAATTGGGCCCGATCAGCCTCATTCCATATTTTTGCGCGCCGCGTTCGGCCACATCCGCCAGCGACCCCGCACCATGGCCAAGGCCGGCGCTGACTATCAAAGCGCCTGCTGTGCCGAGCCTTCCAGCCTGATCGATGATGCCTGCCACTTCCGATGCCGGCGCGGTGACCACCACAAGTTCGGGCACAAACGGCAATTTGCCGAGACTGTTGACCGCGACAACGCCGTCGATCTCAGTATAGTGACTGTTGACTAACCCAAACTCGCCTTTGAATTTCTCTTTGAGAATATTGCCAAGGATGGCCCGCCCGACGGAGCCTTGACGCGGACTCGCCCCGACCAGAGCGACCGAGCGGGGCGAGAGCAGATTGTTCAGACGATAGTTCGACATCGGTTCAATTGCCCGGCATGCGCCTGCGTTGGATTTCATCAGCCTTAACGGCGCTCTGCTGCGTCGTCGGGCCGTCTAGCGCGACAGCATAACCCAGCACGGTAGCTGGCCGATGACGAATTCGGAGAACAGGTGCGTTTCGGTTCGCGTCCGATCCACCACCTCATTGCCAGCGCATACGATTTCCTCGAGTATTGCCCTTCTG is part of the Bradyrhizobium erythrophlei genome and encodes:
- a CDS encoding 3-keto-5-aminohexanoate cleavage protein translates to MTTAAIITVAITGAIPRKVDTPAVPVTPVEQIESTHEAFEAGATVAHIHVRNPDESPSSDPDLFAQVQEGVVKHCPGMIVQFSTGGRGRSQNERGRMLYLKPEMASLATGSVNFATQIYENPPQLVEDLAKSMLEYDVKPEIEVFDVAMLYNARNLADRGLLKRPCQVQFVMGIPNALPPRRKLLEFLISELNQLMPDATWSAAGIGRQQLEVNRWCLELGGHVRTGLEDNIKFDKDRLARSNAELVARVAELCGHYGRQAATPAEARQLLKLPEA
- a CDS encoding MFS transporter, with the translated sequence MYGVVTPLVLNKLFFPNFDPVAGTLLAYTTFFVGFISRPIGGIIFGHYGDRIGRKTVLILTLVIMGMATFLIGLLPTYASVGIWAPILLLLLRVFQGIGIGGEWGGAVLMAVEHSPAGRRGFYGSWPQIGVPAGLLLSAGAVYVLSYLPDADFLAWGWRVAFLISAVLVAVGLYIRLKVMETPAFNRIQQENQIAAVPVVDLFKTHGKNTLLGLGARYIEGVTFNTFGVFIVGYLTGALHLSRQTALAGVMISSAIMIVLLPIYGNLSDRYGRRRLYALGALGIGVLSFPAFWLMQTQSPILVWIAIAIPFAFVYPAVYGPQAALFSELFDTRVRYTGTSFVYQFSGIFASGLTPIIATALLPLGDNKPWLICLYVLVVSVISALSVYAMKESNNRDMAVDNRAGKPA
- a CDS encoding SDR family NAD(P)-dependent oxidoreductase, which gives rise to MDLKLKDRVAVVTGGGSGIGQGIARALAAEGCKLHIWDRDKSAAQETASSLTATGVIAQSTAVDVGDPSAVERAFAETLARNSRLDILVNAAGVLSTGLVADLPTTEWQRIAQVNLAGVIYCVKAAIPVMKQQRHGRIINIASVSAMRGGGSVGNTLYGTTKAGVVALTMGLARELGPFGITANALAPAVVDTAMTHTALTEDAKRRILERIPLGRLAQLSDIADIAAFLASERAGFITGATIPVDGGILTT
- a CDS encoding N-formylglutamate amidohydrolase encodes the protein MHVQPGLFYRYDPTIQPLPIVIDVSRSGREYPPDMRSQVPFTAIHDNVSMYVDEIWGDAPRFGATLLYASFPHMYIDANRHELDIDPELVEGEWPVPLQPTVSKRGLGLLKSKSRYGEPVQERKLTYAEVEDRLNRYHRPYHAELRSIIDRHKSSFGFVYHLTCHCMSAVGAPTHIDAGKERADFCIGDLNGAGASHDFVELVGKHINSLGYTYSINMPYDGGEIVRRYGNPKEGVDSIMVEINKRRFMDVKTFLKNEGFEDIKAAANAIVTALAKSARERLRG
- a CDS encoding GntR family transcriptional regulator, translating into MFEFAVDLLPHSIRASSRGGTYFMTRSPNIEITVTKADIDMRGGVPASVAARLREAIISGEIPAGTLLRQEEISQLFRVGRPPVREALTLLDAEGLVISRPRRGFAVAPLDPNDVEEIFDIRMLLEERAAHFAAQRRTLEDVNVMEKLIHTMEQSKISSSDEAIAFSLVNREFHDLIHRVSGRPVTASVMLGLRNKVERYIRLGGLIAGNLEQVNRDHRMIFEAFRDADAERMAVLCREHIRSTGKRLVAALNASQGREPKLIP
- a CDS encoding bifunctional acetate--CoA ligase family protein/GNAT family N-acetyltransferase; translation: MSNYRLNNLLSPRSVALVGASPRQGSVGRAILGNILKEKFKGEFGLVNSHYTEIDGVVAVNSLGKLPFVPELVVVTAPASEVAGIIDQAGRLGTAGALIVSAGLGHGAGSLADVAERGAQKYGMRLIGPNCLGIMMPGVSLNASFAARMPGRGHLALISQSGGIAAGMVEWAAQRDVGFSGIVSIGDQLDVDVADLLDYFALDTKTRAILLYIEAIKDARKFMSAARAAARIKPVVVVKSGRMAQGAKAAATHTGALAGSDAVYDAAFHRAGILRVSDLRELFDCAETLGRVEKPPGKRLAILTNGGGIGVLSVDRLAELGGIPAAITPVIREKLDAVLPPTWSASNPVDIVGDADPGRYAAALELLLADPSNDAILVMNVQTAIAPADDIAATVIAVVNKYRQQRLGSAKPVLAAWVGADQKIGDQLSGAGIPNYPTEDDAVRGFMHLVRHRELVEALAQVPPAMPREFTPDVDAARQIAAAALADDRKWLDPVEVKRLLEAYGIATVPTFAAADADQAVAHASVLFAQGATVVLKIMSRDIVHKSDVGGVVLNLTNADAVRAATAEILGRAKALRPQARISGVIVQAMVVQPKARELIVGVADDPTFGTVIVFGRGGTAVEIMNDKALALPPLDLQLARDLIERTRVSRLLRSYRDVPAVKPDAVAMVLVKLAQMAADIPDIRELDINPLLADETGVLAVDARIAVGSVARKFGGAGPGNFAVRPYPSQWQRHIEVNDGWRVIVRPIRPEDEPQIHELLRHVTSQDLRLRFFAPIKEFSHEFIARLTQLDYARAMAFVAFEEGTNEMVGVVRVHSNSIYETGEYAILLRSDLKGRGLGWALMQLIIEYAKSEGLKAISGDVLQENTVMLQMCRELGFEVKTDAVEHGVCNVKLTL